One genomic region from candidate division WOR-3 bacterium encodes:
- a CDS encoding transglutaminase domain-containing protein, with product MKVLKIAAIFLSYVFLLNNCSKAPENTDPAILSIERAMNFEFKDQDEWLGLYIAGNKVGYSVYSLDTLSDGRFSEREFMFMNLTAGSKNMEISTKGIAFGSDQGYIDSFFYSINSEDQNLLIWGFYQNESLTISSFTDNSKETRTIPSDPLPLNIVEAIRFFGKESSITSLELFEPSTQEVVEISIMYKGIDTTYDYGELRHFTVDLLGIPVELWLDERDMFVKQEITALQMVLKAEPREVAQDLSSSGLSPDIYRQFRVRTDSTIENPTDVTRLLIVAKGLERDISSVNQTQKYDTVEIVRISDIPSNSSFPDSVSIYLRPSPLIQSEDPDIVEKSNEITRGIGTQREKLFAINQWVFENLRKEPTFTVPSSVDILKSMKGDCNEHSTLLCALLRASGIPARIAVGVVYANSDGFYYHAWCEAYIGTWISVDPTFGQNTADATHLTISRGNSAEQAKIMTVMGKLFIEIQEIDY from the coding sequence ATGAAAGTTTTAAAAATTGCCGCGATTTTTTTGTCTTATGTTTTTCTCCTCAACAATTGCTCGAAAGCTCCAGAAAATACAGACCCGGCAATACTCTCCATCGAGAGGGCTATGAACTTTGAATTCAAGGATCAGGACGAATGGCTTGGTTTGTATATAGCCGGAAACAAAGTCGGTTATTCGGTTTATTCTCTTGACACATTGTCCGACGGGAGATTTTCCGAAAGAGAGTTCATGTTCATGAACTTGACCGCCGGCTCAAAAAATATGGAGATATCGACCAAAGGAATAGCTTTCGGCTCAGATCAAGGATACATAGACAGCTTTTTCTACAGTATAAATTCTGAGGACCAAAATCTTCTGATATGGGGCTTCTATCAAAATGAGAGTTTGACCATTTCATCTTTCACCGATAACTCCAAAGAAACCAGAACAATCCCCTCTGATCCACTGCCTTTGAACATAGTAGAAGCTATAAGATTTTTCGGAAAAGAGAGCAGCATTACTTCTCTTGAGCTTTTTGAACCGAGCACACAGGAAGTAGTAGAAATCAGCATTATGTATAAAGGCATAGACACGACCTACGACTACGGAGAACTACGCCATTTCACAGTGGACCTACTGGGTATTCCTGTCGAACTCTGGCTCGACGAAAGGGATATGTTCGTCAAACAGGAAATAACCGCGCTTCAGATGGTTTTAAAAGCCGAACCGCGGGAAGTCGCACAGGATCTCTCTTCTTCGGGGCTTTCTCCTGATATCTACAGACAATTCAGAGTCAGAACGGACAGCACAATAGAAAATCCGACCGACGTAACGCGTCTTTTGATAGTGGCAAAGGGTTTGGAAAGAGACATTTCTTCAGTTAATCAAACCCAAAAATACGACACTGTGGAGATTGTTCGTATTTCGGACATTCCATCCAATTCTTCGTTTCCCGACTCTGTCTCCATTTATCTCAGGCCTTCTCCACTGATTCAATCCGAAGATCCGGATATAGTCGAAAAATCAAATGAAATTACCCGGGGAATCGGGACCCAAAGGGAGAAGTTATTCGCAATCAACCAGTGGGTCTTTGAGAACCTCAGGAAGGAGCCCACTTTTACCGTTCCGTCATCTGTCGACATCCTGAAATCAATGAAAGGCGACTGCAACGAACATTCGACGTTGCTCTGCGCTCTTCTCAGAGCCAGCGGTATTCCAGCGAGAATCGCCGTTGGAGTCGTTTACGCCAACTCTGACGGTTTTTATTACCACGCTTGGTGCGAAGCCTATATAGGAACCTGGATTTCTGTGGATCCCACTTTTGGTCAAAACACCGCAGACGCCACGCATTTAACCATTTCAAGAGGGAACAGCGCAGAACAGGCAAAAATCATGACAGTCATGGGCAAACTTTTTATCGAAATTCAGGAGATAGATTACTGA
- the pgeF gene encoding peptidoglycan editing factor PgeF produces the protein MKDAIEVATVNGAAFYTGTMDFSVKSLSEIYGSKNVFIPAKQIHSSKIAIVPDDDPNECDGILTKTPQIAICVQTADCLPLSLYDKKKRIIAVLHCGWRGIFSGIIEAGLEKMSDLGSEVETTIGVVHPHICSMCYEVKQDVASIFPKEAVLKSEDKLHLDLAGLVSTKLKDLGIERVIFSSLCTCHNPGLFHSYRRDGEKAGRIISWGIMT, from the coding sequence ATGAAAGACGCAATAGAAGTAGCTACAGTCAATGGAGCTGCTTTTTATACCGGCACCATGGATTTTAGCGTAAAAAGCCTCTCTGAAATTTATGGAAGTAAAAATGTTTTTATCCCCGCGAAACAGATTCATTCCTCAAAAATAGCAATTGTACCAGATGACGATCCAAATGAATGCGACGGCATCCTTACGAAAACGCCTCAAATAGCTATTTGCGTTCAAACCGCTGATTGCCTGCCTCTTTCTCTTTACGATAAAAAGAAAAGAATAATCGCCGTTTTGCACTGTGGCTGGAGAGGTATTTTTTCAGGTATAATAGAAGCTGGACTTGAAAAAATGTCTGATTTGGGGTCTGAAGTTGAAACCACTATAGGCGTTGTGCACCCTCATATCTGTTCCATGTGTTATGAAGTAAAACAAGACGTCGCTTCAATTTTTCCCAAAGAAGCCGTCTTGAAGTCTGAGGATAAACTTCACCTCGATTTGGCGGGATTGGTCAGCACAAAACTGAAAGACCTGGGTATTGAAAGGGTAATATTTTCAAGTCTTTGCACTTGCCATAATCCGGGGTTGTTCCATTCCTATAGAAGAGATGGAGAAAAGGCGGGAAGAATCATTTCCTGGGGAATAATGACGTGA
- the mreC gene encoding rod shape-determining protein MreC: MVFSFFLIILDFQARHHVLSAVSPNPVTKILSIVSTVKEYKTVKEENERLRKQLAYMVLNRITYEELIRENENLNRLLGFKQYSSFRLIPAEIISRSEDYANFSLTIGKGYRNGLYRNSVVIGVNGIVGKLIKVMANYSIVQTYYDLNFRISAMDIKTNQIGIVSWDGRGKNLTFQVSADVDISEGSRIISTGIGGIYPRGLDIGVVGPGPYDRSTLFLKVPVIPSQSLSAMDNVFVISGDLVESDSLEMSDFQGELIFEISDWRLVFTVN, translated from the coding sequence TTGGTTTTCTCTTTTTTCCTGATAATCCTCGATTTCCAAGCCAGACACCATGTTTTGTCAGCAGTTTCGCCGAACCCCGTCACAAAGATACTGAGCATTGTATCAACGGTAAAAGAGTATAAAACCGTGAAAGAAGAGAACGAAAGGCTCAGGAAACAGCTGGCTTATATGGTTTTAAACAGAATAACATACGAAGAGCTGATCAGGGAAAATGAAAACCTGAACAGGCTTCTTGGCTTCAAGCAGTACAGCTCCTTCAGGCTTATACCCGCGGAGATAATATCGAGATCGGAAGACTACGCGAATTTTTCTCTGACGATAGGTAAGGGGTACAGAAACGGTCTTTACCGGAACTCGGTTGTGATAGGTGTAAACGGGATAGTCGGAAAGCTGATAAAAGTGATGGCAAATTATTCTATTGTTCAGACCTACTACGACCTAAATTTCAGAATAAGCGCGATGGATATTAAGACAAACCAGATTGGAATAGTCAGTTGGGACGGGAGAGGAAAAAATCTAACTTTTCAGGTTTCCGCGGATGTCGACATATCCGAAGGGAGCAGGATAATTTCAACTGGAATAGGCGGAATCTACCCAAGAGGATTGGACATTGGAGTTGTGGGGCCGGGACCATACGACAGAAGCACGCTTTTTTTGAAAGTCCCAGTCATTCCATCGCAGAGTTTATCGGCGATGGACAATGTTTTCGTGATATCCGGAGATCTTGTGGAAAGCGACAGTCTTGAAATGTCCGATTTTCAAGGCGAATTAATTTTTGAAATCTCGGACTGGAGACTTGTCTTCACGGTAAATTAG
- the recJ gene encoding single-stranded-DNA-specific exonuclease RecJ, which translates to MHSFVMRGFIYTWTFSLDVSATQATVLSKKYGVHPVVAKLLLQKGFEETDFDKFLKPTYDQLSSPFVFKEMETAVGRIKKAIDERERIVVYGDYDADGVCATAMLTKALNKSGADVIPYIPNRLEEGYGLCVENIKKLGDFSLIITVDNGVRSLNETEFVRSMGRDIIITDHHPPGPDLPNALAVINPHLEDGVTPFAGCGVAFQLLRGLEEKFGGFEPEKYLDITAIGTYADIVPLVGDNRIIVHEGLKKIASQNHAGITALLQIAGRKPENVAEYDLGFVLGPRLNSAGRKGDASAALEILSVFEDFKAASIFARELESYNDWRRNEMESIEKSARSMLENLGNVPPAIILKNQNWHLGILGLGASRLSENFNKPAILLKESGNLLKGSGRSPSTDFDMIRSLEKCSDLLKIYGGHSQAVGLTMEKDRFDEFKELFYSIVSKNDSFEKKIVISGEYVPAYDDFSLFEDMSKLAPFGHSNEKPLFLASDVVFEEVKEVGTGHLKATLLTKRGKIDSIGFGLGNFQNDIRGKKGDLIYTLNLNYFNGKKKIQANIKDFRTENL; encoded by the coding sequence ATGCACTCTTTTGTTATGAGAGGGTTTATCTACACATGGACTTTTTCCCTTGATGTCTCCGCAACGCAAGCTACAGTATTGTCAAAAAAATACGGAGTTCATCCTGTTGTGGCAAAATTGTTGCTTCAGAAAGGATTTGAGGAAACGGATTTCGACAAATTTCTGAAGCCCACTTACGATCAATTATCTTCGCCTTTCGTATTTAAAGAAATGGAGACAGCCGTAGGTAGAATCAAAAAAGCGATAGACGAAAGAGAGAGAATCGTTGTCTACGGAGATTATGACGCCGACGGAGTATGCGCCACAGCTATGTTGACAAAGGCGTTGAACAAATCCGGAGCCGATGTCATCCCTTACATACCAAACCGCCTCGAAGAAGGCTACGGCCTTTGCGTTGAAAACATCAAAAAGTTAGGTGATTTTTCGCTGATTATAACAGTCGACAACGGAGTTCGTTCTCTGAACGAAACTGAATTCGTCAGGTCCATGGGAAGAGATATTATCATCACGGATCACCACCCGCCGGGACCTGATCTACCGAACGCTCTTGCTGTCATAAACCCTCATCTTGAAGACGGGGTGACGCCTTTTGCCGGCTGCGGAGTGGCGTTTCAGCTTTTAAGAGGTCTCGAAGAAAAATTTGGGGGTTTTGAACCAGAAAAGTATCTGGATATCACAGCTATAGGAACTTACGCGGACATAGTACCCCTTGTTGGTGACAACAGGATCATTGTTCACGAAGGTTTGAAGAAAATCGCTTCTCAAAATCACGCCGGTATAACAGCTCTTTTGCAAATCGCGGGAAGGAAACCGGAGAATGTCGCTGAATACGACCTCGGCTTCGTGCTTGGACCAAGGCTCAATTCAGCAGGAAGAAAAGGAGACGCGAGCGCAGCTCTTGAAATACTGTCTGTTTTCGAAGATTTCAAAGCCGCTTCAATTTTCGCCAGAGAACTTGAATCCTACAACGATTGGCGCAGGAATGAGATGGAGAGCATTGAAAAAAGCGCCAGATCAATGCTCGAGAATCTTGGGAATGTCCCGCCGGCGATAATTCTCAAAAACCAAAACTGGCACCTCGGCATATTGGGCCTGGGAGCTTCAAGACTCAGCGAAAATTTCAACAAGCCGGCGATATTGCTCAAGGAATCGGGAAATTTACTTAAAGGCTCCGGCAGAAGCCCGAGCACCGATTTTGACATGATAAGGAGCCTCGAGAAATGTTCTGATCTGCTTAAAATATACGGAGGGCATTCCCAAGCAGTCGGTTTGACAATGGAGAAAGATCGTTTTGACGAATTCAAAGAGCTGTTTTACTCGATAGTATCTAAAAACGATTCTTTTGAAAAAAAGATTGTGATATCCGGGGAGTATGTGCCTGCGTATGACGATTTCAGTCTTTTTGAAGACATGTCAAAATTGGCTCCCTTTGGGCACAGCAACGAAAAACCCTTGTTCCTCGCCAGCGATGTGGTCTTTGAAGAAGTAAAAGAGGTGGGCACAGGCCATCTAAAAGCCACGTTATTGACAAAAAGAGGTAAAATTGATTCAATCGGTTTTGGTCTTGGGAATTTTCAAAATGATATTAGAGGAAAAAAAGGCGACCTGATTTACACTTTGAATTTGAATTATTTCAACGGAAAGAAAAAAATACAGGCGAATATAAAAGACTTCAGAACTGAAAATTTATGA
- a CDS encoding 4-oxalocrotonate tautomerase family protein, protein MPYVEIKVAGKLDDNQKKLIAGGVSKILEDVAKKPQNATYIVFQEIERDNWAVGSKMLSES, encoded by the coding sequence ATGCCATACGTAGAAATCAAAGTGGCAGGAAAACTGGATGACAATCAGAAAAAACTGATAGCGGGAGGTGTTTCCAAAATACTCGAAGATGTCGCGAAAAAACCCCAAAACGCCACTTATATTGTTTTCCAGGAAATTGAGAGAGACAACTGGGCTGTCGGCTCAAAAATGCTCTCGGAAAGCTGA
- the rpiB gene encoding ribose 5-phosphate isomerase B encodes MTVSIASDHRGFKMKESLKSHLSENGIKFTDEGPGAPEPVDYPRYADLVCRRITDGEADYGILICGSGLGMSIAANKHKGIRAALCMTREQVVSSRHHNDANVIVFAGDLTAENLVNTWIDIWLKEEFDGGRHLRRVQQLENNKTQGG; translated from the coding sequence ATGACAGTTTCCATCGCAAGCGACCATAGAGGATTTAAAATGAAAGAATCTCTGAAATCGCACCTTTCTGAAAACGGAATAAAATTTACCGACGAAGGACCTGGCGCACCCGAACCCGTGGATTATCCTCGTTACGCCGATTTGGTTTGCAGAAGGATTACCGATGGGGAAGCTGATTACGGCATACTGATATGCGGTTCAGGTCTTGGAATGAGCATAGCTGCGAACAAACACAAGGGAATAAGGGCTGCTCTTTGCATGACTCGAGAGCAAGTCGTATCAAGCAGACATCACAACGACGCCAACGTTATTGTTTTCGCGGGTGATTTAACCGCCGAAAATCTCGTGAACACATGGATAGATATATGGCTGAAAGAAGAATTCGACGGAGGAAGGCACCTGAGAAGAGTTCAGCAGCTTGAAAATAATAAAACTCAAGGAGGTTGA
- a CDS encoding rod shape-determining protein: MMSNDMAIDLGTASTLIYIEGEGIVLNQPSVIAYRVSDKGIVAVGDEAKKMYGRTPGGLESVRPMKDGVIADFSLVEEMLRYFIHQQQKKGLMGHPRVLVSVPTGITAVESRAVRDSVEHAGAREVFLVYEPIAAAIGVDIDVTSPNASMIIDIGGGTTEIAVIALSGLVAKGSARVGGDEVDEYIQRWLKNNFHLDIGLNTAEEIKKRIGSAFVLDEEREMEVRGMNYDTGIPKSIKLRSSDVREATREPVKLIVAAVQETLKKTKPELSSDIVDKGILMTGGGSMLHGLSSLIQEEINIRVKVAENPIECVVRGAGKILANLEKYEKVIKKGDEE, encoded by the coding sequence ATGATGTCCAACGACATGGCGATTGATCTCGGAACCGCTTCCACTTTAATTTACATAGAAGGAGAAGGAATAGTTTTAAACCAGCCCTCGGTGATAGCCTACAGGGTAAGCGACAAAGGCATTGTCGCTGTCGGGGATGAAGCGAAAAAAATGTACGGAAGAACCCCGGGGGGGCTGGAGTCTGTAAGGCCTATGAAAGACGGCGTCATAGCTGATTTTTCGCTTGTGGAGGAAATGCTGAGGTATTTTATACACCAGCAGCAGAAAAAAGGTTTGATGGGGCATCCGAGAGTTCTCGTCTCGGTGCCGACAGGAATAACAGCTGTAGAGAGCAGAGCGGTAAGGGATTCAGTTGAACACGCTGGAGCACGAGAAGTATTTTTGGTTTACGAACCGATAGCAGCGGCAATCGGGGTCGACATAGACGTCACATCTCCCAACGCGAGTATGATTATCGACATCGGCGGCGGAACGACTGAAATCGCGGTCATAGCGCTTTCCGGGCTTGTGGCGAAAGGTTCGGCGAGAGTCGGAGGGGATGAAGTCGACGAATACATACAGAGGTGGTTAAAAAACAATTTTCATTTGGATATCGGACTCAACACAGCGGAGGAAATCAAGAAAAGAATCGGTTCCGCTTTTGTCCTCGACGAAGAAAGGGAAATGGAAGTCAGGGGGATGAATTACGATACAGGAATACCCAAGAGTATAAAACTCCGCTCGAGTGATGTAAGAGAAGCGACAAGAGAACCCGTAAAACTTATTGTCGCGGCTGTACAGGAGACTTTAAAGAAGACAAAACCGGAATTGAGTTCCGATATTGTGGACAAGGGAATACTCATGACCGGCGGCGGTTCTATGTTGCACGGGTTGTCTTCTCTTATTCAGGAGGAGATAAACATAAGAGTTAAAGTCGCGGAAAACCCCATTGAATGCGTCGTCCGAGGAGCCGGAAAGATTCTCGCGAATTTGGAAAAATACGAAAAAGTAATCAAGAAAGGCGATGAAGAATAG
- a CDS encoding TonB family protein has translation MIEEKKNEEEISELLSLLEQSADAPKKQGMTPKKKRKKTAEKKSAKSEEEIQYVAEHDKVAEEEIEHSEISSEVICIEDLLEMPSVEESPGQEDIFLEIMTEKQSPQKPPQVFTLTDFAQRPHDKMMSKLFMEAKREEGFNSIILGVTFSVWILSLLIFFLIPVSSMEIKLETYYEWKIRMTDDDVFGEMLRDQLNTNGSRRVIDGQNISLAGVGLASSAPNNQNNSGGVSQPRVQRALRILSTTSVMSSQGALSSGDATLQDFLRDPSSISLTSGASLPVFSGGNAVMATVGADTAQLNFQSTGGELVHSTRIEMSHLPTLTGDPVAISQRSSESIANVITRHFSEIRHLFNSAREVNPVLSGKVVISITIASNGEVLGVSVLSSTLNDPSFERKLIDLVCNWKFQSLEDTTLSPLTVDVPFNFIDF, from the coding sequence GTGATAGAGGAAAAGAAAAACGAAGAAGAAATTTCGGAACTTTTATCCTTGCTCGAACAGTCTGCCGATGCCCCCAAAAAGCAGGGAATGACCCCTAAAAAGAAAAGAAAAAAAACCGCTGAAAAAAAATCCGCAAAGAGCGAAGAAGAAATTCAGTATGTAGCTGAACACGACAAGGTCGCCGAAGAGGAGATTGAACACTCTGAAATAAGTTCGGAAGTTATTTGCATAGAAGATCTTTTGGAGATGCCTTCTGTCGAAGAGTCCCCAGGACAGGAAGATATTTTTCTTGAGATCATGACCGAAAAACAGTCACCCCAAAAACCGCCCCAGGTTTTCACATTGACTGATTTTGCCCAAAGGCCACACGATAAAATGATGTCGAAATTGTTCATGGAGGCGAAAAGAGAAGAAGGTTTCAACTCCATCATTTTAGGTGTGACCTTTTCTGTCTGGATTTTGTCGTTGTTGATATTTTTTCTCATACCCGTCTCCTCGATGGAGATAAAACTCGAAACATATTACGAGTGGAAAATAAGAATGACAGATGACGATGTTTTTGGAGAGATGCTCAGAGACCAGCTCAACACTAATGGAAGCCGGAGGGTTATCGACGGCCAAAATATTTCTCTGGCGGGTGTCGGTCTCGCCTCGTCGGCTCCCAACAATCAAAATAACTCAGGAGGAGTTTCCCAGCCGAGGGTTCAGAGAGCTTTAAGAATACTTTCCACCACATCTGTTATGTCTTCTCAAGGTGCTTTATCATCAGGAGACGCGACACTGCAAGATTTTTTAAGAGATCCTTCTTCGATTTCACTCACTTCAGGCGCGTCCCTCCCGGTTTTTTCCGGAGGCAATGCTGTTATGGCTACTGTCGGAGCTGACACGGCGCAGTTGAATTTTCAATCTACCGGAGGGGAACTTGTCCATTCCACCCGGATAGAGATGTCGCATCTTCCAACATTGACAGGAGATCCGGTCGCCATTTCACAGAGGTCGAGTGAATCTATAGCGAATGTGATAACGAGACATTTTTCCGAAATCAGGCATCTTTTCAATTCCGCAAGAGAGGTCAACCCTGTTCTTTCCGGAAAAGTCGTCATTTCAATTACAATCGCGTCTAACGGAGAGGTTTTAGGCGTTTCCGTTTTATCCTCCACTCTCAACGATCCTTCTTTCGAAAGAAAACTCATTGATCTGGTCTGCAACTGGAAGTTTCAGTCCCTTGAAGACACGACACTCTCTCCTTTAACGGTGGATGTTCCTTTCAATTTCATAGATTTTTAA
- a CDS encoding serine hydroxymethyltransferase, whose protein sequence is MGVLKTSDPEIYQSIAGETKRQANNLELIASENFVSEAVLEAMGSVMTNKYAEGYPGKRYYGGCEFVDVAEKLARDRVKELFGAERANVQPHSGSQANMAAYFALLKPEEWPEGSPKPVVMGLDLTHGGHLTHGHPISFSGVFFKMVHYTVDPKTEQIDFVALKKLAEETKPKLIIAGASAYPREMDFSKFKEIADSVGAKLVVDMAHIAGLVAAGIHNSPIPYADAVTSTTHKTLRGPRGGLILCNKTNYNDINRWVFPGVQGGPLEHIIAAKAVAFGEALKPEFKQYQKRIVENAGALSAELKNLGFRLVAGGTDTHLILVDLRSKNVTGKVAEETLDIAGITANKNTIPFDPEKPFIASGLRLGTPSVTTRGMGTKEMNVIAKLIDKALSAAGDEVKLGNIKAEVFELTSSFPLYEKRLEQ, encoded by the coding sequence ATGGGAGTTCTCAAAACAAGCGACCCGGAAATCTACCAGTCTATAGCAGGAGAAACTAAGCGACAAGCGAATAACCTCGAACTTATAGCCTCCGAGAATTTTGTCAGCGAAGCGGTACTCGAAGCCATGGGTTCCGTTATGACGAACAAATACGCCGAAGGATACCCCGGAAAACGTTATTACGGGGGTTGTGAATTTGTCGACGTGGCGGAAAAACTCGCAAGGGATAGGGTGAAAGAACTTTTTGGCGCCGAAAGGGCAAACGTTCAGCCCCATTCGGGAAGCCAGGCGAACATGGCGGCTTACTTCGCACTGTTAAAACCCGAAGAGTGGCCCGAAGGGTCCCCAAAACCGGTAGTCATGGGTTTAGATCTCACGCACGGCGGCCATTTAACTCACGGCCACCCAATCAGTTTTTCCGGAGTTTTTTTCAAGATGGTCCACTACACAGTCGACCCAAAAACAGAGCAGATTGACTTCGTGGCTTTAAAAAAGCTCGCCGAAGAGACAAAACCCAAACTTATCATTGCCGGCGCGAGCGCTTACCCGAGAGAAATGGACTTTTCAAAATTCAAAGAAATCGCCGACTCAGTCGGAGCCAAATTAGTCGTCGACATGGCACATATAGCCGGGTTAGTTGCAGCCGGGATTCATAACTCTCCAATCCCCTACGCCGACGCGGTGACTTCCACAACCCATAAAACGTTGAGAGGTCCAAGAGGAGGCCTTATACTTTGCAACAAAACAAATTACAACGACATTAACAGATGGGTTTTTCCCGGAGTCCAGGGCGGTCCGCTCGAACATATCATAGCTGCAAAAGCCGTCGCTTTCGGGGAAGCTCTAAAACCCGAATTCAAACAATACCAGAAAAGGATAGTGGAAAACGCAGGAGCTCTGTCGGCAGAACTGAAAAATCTCGGATTCAGGCTTGTGGCTGGAGGAACTGACACTCATTTAATTCTCGTCGACCTGAGATCCAAAAACGTGACGGGAAAAGTGGCTGAAGAGACACTCGATATAGCGGGAATAACTGCCAACAAAAACACGATTCCTTTTGACCCTGAAAAGCCATTCATAGCGAGCGGGTTGAGGCTTGGCACTCCTTCGGTCACTACGAGGGGCATGGGTACAAAGGAGATGAATGTTATAGCAAAACTCATAGACAAAGCGCTGTCGGCGGCCGGAGACGAGGTGAAACTCGGAAATATAAAAGCCGAAGTCTTCGAACTCACGTCTTCTTTTCCTCTTTACGAAAAGAGACTTGAACAATGA
- a CDS encoding class I SAM-dependent methyltransferase — protein MKKTNSRTGYNLYSGIYSSQHKYLDSFDRYEFVQCIENSFFTLDAGAGDGRLFNELTKKSRNIVSVDLVKAMLEKNRHRANIPVVSDVLALPFRKNTFDLVIASFLLVHIQYPKDLFDEVRSVLKEGGIFVFNIIPQKKPPTLTVLNKKFTIKSWFHSPSKIENLLETNNFHFSRFDVVKEGEKWNSIVYKCRKW, from the coding sequence GTGAAGAAGACAAATTCCAGGACTGGTTATAATTTATATAGCGGCATATACTCTTCTCAGCACAAGTATCTCGATTCTTTTGACAGATATGAATTTGTTCAATGTATTGAAAATTCATTTTTTACCCTCGACGCCGGCGCGGGAGACGGAAGGCTTTTCAACGAGCTGACAAAGAAATCGCGTAACATTGTAAGCGTCGACCTCGTAAAGGCAATGTTAGAAAAAAATCGCCACAGGGCTAATATTCCCGTAGTGTCTGATGTCCTCGCGCTGCCTTTCAGAAAGAATACCTTCGACCTCGTAATCGCTTCCTTCCTACTTGTCCACATACAGTACCCTAAGGATTTGTTTGACGAGGTCAGATCTGTTTTAAAGGAAGGCGGGATTTTCGTTTTCAACATAATACCCCAAAAAAAGCCGCCTACATTAACGGTGTTAAACAAAAAATTTACAATAAAATCTTGGTTTCATTCCCCTTCAAAAATAGAAAATCTTTTGGAGACAAACAATTTTCATTTTTCGAGGTTCGACGTTGTAAAAGAAGGGGAAAAATGGAACAGTATTGTCTATAAATGCAGAAAATGGTGA